From the Bifidobacteriaceae bacterium genome, one window contains:
- a CDS encoding AURKAIP1/COX24 domain-containing protein: MGSVIKKRRKRMAKKKHRKLLRKTRHQRRNKK; encoded by the coding sequence ATGGGGTCGGTAATTAAGAAGCGCCGCAAGCGGATGGCGAAGAAGAAGCACCGCAAGTTGCTGCGCAAGACCCGGCATCAGCGGCGCAACAAGAAGTAG